A window from Deltaproteobacteria bacterium encodes these proteins:
- a CDS encoding metallophosphoesterase, which yields MLGSNARKFVGAASLCVAGFALWGFWLEPASLRNENHGIHLPHWPAACDGLRIAVLADLHVGSPFNGLDKLARIVDLTLKAKPDLILLAGDYVIHNVIGGSKVSSEEIAKGLSRLAAPLGVFAVLGNHDWWEDAPRIRRDLESVGIPVLEDSLAALKRDRCAFRLVGLSDYWEGARQYRAALETNLAGLPTLALTHNPDAFAEITSPVDLMIAAHTHGGQVYLPLLGRPIVPSKYDQRYAIGHVVENGRHLFVSSGLGTSIIPLRFLVPPEVSLLTIRAAPSNN from the coding sequence ATGCTTGGTTCGAATGCGCGAAAGTTTGTCGGTGCCGCTTCGCTATGCGTTGCGGGTTTTGCGCTGTGGGGTTTCTGGCTCGAACCTGCCAGTCTGCGCAACGAGAATCACGGAATTCATCTGCCCCATTGGCCAGCCGCGTGCGATGGCCTGCGCATCGCGGTGCTGGCCGATCTTCATGTCGGCTCGCCGTTCAATGGCTTGGATAAATTGGCGCGGATCGTCGATCTTACACTCAAGGCGAAGCCGGATTTGATTTTGCTCGCTGGCGACTATGTGATTCATAATGTCATCGGCGGGTCGAAAGTTTCATCGGAAGAAATCGCCAAGGGCTTGAGCCGGCTCGCCGCGCCGCTCGGGGTGTTCGCGGTGTTGGGCAATCATGACTGGTGGGAAGATGCGCCGCGGATTCGGCGCGACCTCGAGTCGGTGGGTATTCCCGTCCTTGAAGATTCGCTGGCTGCGCTTAAACGGGATCGCTGTGCGTTTCGGCTCGTCGGTTTGAGCGACTACTGGGAAGGTGCGCGGCAGTATCGCGCGGCGTTAGAAACAAATTTGGCGGGCCTACCGACACTCGCGCTGACCCATAATCCCGATGCTTTTGCTGAAATTACTTCGCCGGTCGATTTGATGATTGCCGCGCACACTCACGGCGGCCAAGTTTATCTGCCACTGCTGGGCCGGCCGATTGTGCCGTCGAAGTACGACCAGCGCTACGCCATCGGTCACGTCGTCGAAAACGGCCGGCATCTGTTCGTCAGTTCGGGTTTGGGCACGAGTATTATTCCGCTGCGCTTTCTGGTGCCGCCGGAAGTTTCGCTGTTGACGATTCGCGCCGCGCCGAGCAACAATTAA
- a CDS encoding CoA transferase, whose product MTLPLERFRMLDLTRLVPGPMATWMLADLGMDVLKIEDVADRSAYRDQQAARASRDNISVNREAQEREARANAWDHTHRNKRSIAINLQKPEGQKIFHRLVADADVFFGSFRLGVYKRLGADYETLSKINPRLIYATLSGYGVGNSFTEWPGNERNAQGMSGVSALMTGQDGEPGDMLWQPVDAYSAALAVISIQSALFAREQTGRGQQVDIALLEGGTAFVNANVPDYFRKKIVRKRGFPSIGNLKCKDGKYISNAAFAQAHFWKPFCDAVGLPEMRDTVPSGNPDTIRKVKAHMLSKTRDEWLALIPKDISVVPLLEFDEVLEGPYARERGMVLELDHPLEGKVRQLSSPFRLSDTPPTFRRFAPVLGEHTVEVLQSIGCNDGEIGELEKAGVVRASRWDVGNSQR is encoded by the coding sequence ATGACGCTGCCGCTAGAACGTTTTCGCATGCTCGATCTGACCCGGCTCGTGCCTGGTCCCATGGCGACGTGGATGCTTGCCGATCTCGGCATGGATGTTTTGAAAATCGAGGATGTCGCCGACCGCAGCGCCTACCGCGATCAACAGGCAGCCCGGGCATCGCGGGACAACATTTCTGTAAATCGGGAAGCGCAAGAGCGCGAGGCGCGGGCCAATGCCTGGGACCACACGCACCGCAACAAGCGCAGCATCGCGATCAATCTGCAGAAGCCGGAAGGGCAAAAGATTTTCCATCGCTTGGTGGCGGACGCGGATGTATTCTTCGGTTCGTTTCGTCTCGGTGTTTACAAGCGCTTGGGCGCGGATTACGAGACGCTGAGCAAGATCAACCCGCGCTTGATCTACGCGACGCTGAGCGGTTACGGCGTCGGCAATAGTTTTACCGAATGGCCGGGCAACGAGCGCAACGCGCAGGGAATGTCGGGAGTGAGCGCGTTAATGACCGGGCAGGACGGCGAGCCTGGAGATATGCTTTGGCAGCCCGTGGATGCCTATTCAGCTGCGTTAGCGGTGATCTCGATTCAATCGGCGCTCTTCGCGCGGGAACAAACCGGACGTGGACAGCAAGTTGATATCGCACTTTTGGAAGGAGGCACGGCGTTCGTCAATGCCAATGTGCCCGACTATTTCCGCAAGAAGATCGTGCGCAAGCGCGGTTTTCCAAGCATCGGCAACTTGAAATGCAAGGACGGCAAATACATCAGCAACGCGGCATTCGCGCAGGCGCATTTCTGGAAGCCGTTCTGCGACGCCGTCGGCTTGCCTGAAATGCGCGACACGGTGCCGTCGGGAAACCCGGACACGATCCGCAAAGTGAAAGCGCACATGCTGAGCAAAACGCGCGACGAGTGGCTGGCGCTGATTCCCAAGGATATTTCCGTGGTGCCGCTGCTCGAATTCGACGAAGTGCTCGAAGGTCCGTACGCGCGGGAGCGCGGCATGGTTTTGGAACTAGACCATCCGCTCGAAGGAAAGGTCCGGCAACTGTCGTCGCCGTTCCGCTTGTCCGACACGCCGCCGACCTTTCGCCGCTTCGCGCCGGTGTTAGGCGAGCATACTGTCGAAGTTCTTCAGAGCATTGGCTGTAACGACGGCGAGATCGGTGAACTCGAAAAGGCTGGCGTGGTGCGCGCGAGCCGTTGGGACGTTGGTAATTCACAACGCTAA
- a CDS encoding carboxymuconolactone decarboxylase family protein gives MTRIAILKTDDMNDEQRAVIEASKANGKPYGGPFWAYIRNPKLMQCVQNTADCIADSTLSPREQQIATLTVARFWNANYPWAAQSRNGLKVGLTQQEIDAINARAALPSSSKRELLAHEIANELLADKRLSAATYAAAEACFSTEELVALVARVGAFSMTCCTANAFDITPGDDAPDRLKA, from the coding sequence ATGACACGCATTGCCATTCTAAAGACCGACGACATGAACGACGAACAGCGCGCGGTGATCGAAGCGTCCAAGGCCAACGGTAAGCCGTACGGTGGGCCGTTCTGGGCGTATATTCGTAATCCCAAACTGATGCAGTGCGTCCAGAACACAGCTGACTGTATCGCCGATAGCACGCTGTCGCCACGCGAACAGCAGATCGCCACCTTGACCGTGGCGCGCTTCTGGAACGCCAATTACCCGTGGGCGGCGCAGAGCCGCAACGGTCTAAAAGTTGGACTCACGCAGCAAGAGATCGACGCCATCAACGCCCGCGCCGCGCTGCCGAGCAGTAGCAAGCGCGAACTGCTGGCGCATGAGATCGCCAACGAACTGCTCGCCGACAAGAGACTCAGCGCTGCAACCTATGCCGCCGCCGAAGCATGTTTTAGCACTGAAGAGCTGGTCGCTCTGGTTGCCCGGGTCGGCGCGTTCTCGATGACCTGTTGCACCGCCAACGCGTTCGATATCACGCCGGGCGATGACGCGCCGGACCGGCTGAAGGCATAA
- a CDS encoding cupin domain-containing protein, which translates to MNSELTANPYKADQRRNEVKAYTYDRWMESVGIPIHRGYFIEDLRTVELGWWDERQCDAAFIQLTGQEGITSAIVMEIAPGKSLPPIKFALDEIIYVLQGHGVSTVWRADGGPKKTFEWQDRSLFHVASNTNLQLGNMRGDKPVRLLRYSYFPLATSLVTDPQFFFNNPYQTVAASVQESEMYSQAKLVENGDSELAWGSSRVYWHGNFFPDMAAWDKLTTNRRGGMSVIIMFPSSEMSCHMSVFPTRTYKKAHRHGPGRVIVIPAGEGYSVLWEEGKEKIVAPWHEGSMFVPPDKWFHQHFNAGGTPARYLALHPPRQFRGHAEKVQDRDKDMIEYIKEDPWIREKFEGELAKRGLTTLMPADAYSADSYDWHPGKVSI; encoded by the coding sequence TTGAATTCAGAACTTACCGCCAACCCATACAAAGCTGACCAGAGGCGAAACGAAGTTAAAGCTTATACCTACGACCGCTGGATGGAGTCGGTCGGGATTCCGATTCATCGTGGGTATTTTATCGAAGACTTGCGCACCGTGGAGCTTGGTTGGTGGGATGAGCGCCAGTGCGACGCGGCGTTCATTCAGCTCACCGGTCAAGAAGGTATTACTTCGGCGATCGTGATGGAGATTGCGCCGGGGAAATCGTTGCCGCCGATAAAGTTCGCCCTCGACGAGATCATCTACGTGCTGCAAGGCCACGGCGTGAGCACGGTTTGGCGCGCTGACGGCGGGCCGAAGAAAACTTTCGAATGGCAAGATCGTAGCTTGTTTCACGTCGCCTCGAACACCAATTTGCAGTTGGGAAACATGCGCGGCGACAAGCCGGTGCGATTATTGCGCTACAGCTATTTCCCCCTTGCCACCTCGCTGGTCACCGACCCGCAATTCTTTTTTAACAATCCGTATCAGACGGTCGCCGCTTCCGTCCAAGAAAGCGAAATGTATTCCCAAGCTAAGCTGGTTGAAAACGGCGATTCAGAACTTGCCTGGGGAAGCAGTCGCGTCTACTGGCACGGCAATTTTTTCCCCGACATGGCCGCCTGGGACAAGCTCACGACCAACCGTCGCGGCGGCATGAGCGTGATCATCATGTTTCCCAGCTCGGAAATGTCTTGCCATATGTCGGTGTTTCCGACGCGCACGTACAAGAAAGCGCATCGTCACGGTCCGGGCCGCGTCATCGTGATTCCAGCCGGCGAAGGTTACTCGGTGCTCTGGGAAGAAGGCAAAGAAAAAATCGTCGCGCCCTGGCACGAGGGCAGCATGTTCGTGCCGCCGGACAAATGGTTTCACCAGCACTTCAACGCCGGCGGCACGCCGGCGCGCTATCTCGCGCTGCACCCGCCGCGGCAGTTCCGCGGCCATGCGGAAAAGGTCCAGGATCGCGACAAAGACATGATCGAATACATCAAAGAAGATCCGTGGATCCGTGAGAAGTTCGAAGGCGAACTCGCCAAGCGCGGACTGACCACGCTGATGCCGGCGGATGCCTATAGTGCCGACAGTTATGACTGGCATCCAGGGAAAGTAAGTATTTGA
- a CDS encoding ribulose phosphate epimerase: MTENPYPSFDGVAPYGAIRSIADERAHRKRMCALGYRIFGAMRWGMLGDGHISARDPEFTDHFWLLDWGVPFAAATVHQLVMVGPGGEVKDADGNATGAVNTAGYNIHHPLLAARPDVVSAAHTHTPFGTPWSANVEPFRALSQEACAFVFDQALFDDEEVEVLSIDGGTRIAAALGNKKFCILRNHGLLTVGRSVESSAGWFAMAERVAEVHVKAPNGRPISDEAAALAASTLAPDPVGWRMFQWLQRSLVPDPSVVD, encoded by the coding sequence ATGACAGAGAATCCCTATCCATCGTTTGACGGCGTCGCGCCCTACGGTGCCATTCGTTCGATTGCCGACGAGCGGGCACACCGCAAGCGGATGTGTGCGCTCGGCTACCGCATCTTCGGTGCGATGCGGTGGGGGATGCTGGGCGACGGCCACATTTCAGCCCGCGACCCCGAGTTTACCGACCACTTCTGGCTGCTCGACTGGGGTGTTCCCTTCGCTGCGGCGACGGTTCACCAGTTAGTGATGGTGGGACCGGGCGGCGAAGTGAAGGATGCCGACGGCAACGCCACCGGTGCCGTCAACACGGCCGGCTACAACATTCATCATCCGCTGCTCGCGGCCCGTCCCGACGTGGTGAGCGCAGCTCACACCCACACTCCCTTCGGCACACCCTGGTCCGCCAACGTTGAGCCGTTCCGCGCCCTCAGTCAGGAGGCGTGTGCCTTCGTGTTCGACCAGGCCTTGTTCGACGATGAAGAGGTCGAGGTACTGTCGATCGATGGCGGCACGCGCATCGCCGCTGCACTCGGCAACAAGAAGTTCTGTATCCTGCGCAACCACGGCCTGCTCACGGTGGGCCGGTCGGTGGAGTCATCGGCGGGATGGTTCGCGATGGCCGAACGGGTGGCCGAGGTCCATGTCAAAGCGCCCAACGGGCGACCGATCTCTGACGAAGCCGCAGCTCTTGCAGCGTCGACACTCGCTCCCGATCCCGTCGGATGGCGGATGTTCCAGTGGCTGCAGCGCTCGCTAGTTCCCGATCCGTCGGTGGTCGACTGA
- a CDS encoding type II toxin-antitoxin system VapC family toxin: MNLLLDTHVLLWWLADDALLQPAARDAIRDQANVVYVGAATAWEISIKKALGKLDSPDDLASTLELNNFHPLEITVAHAMTAGALPRHHDDPFDRMLIAQAQAGQLTLVTHDGWFRAYEVAVIWT; encoded by the coding sequence GTGAACCTACTTCTGGACACCCACGTCCTCCTCTGGTGGCTGGCGGACGATGCTCTTCTTCAGCCTGCCGCTCGCGATGCCATCCGAGACCAAGCGAATGTTGTCTATGTGGGCGCTGCGACGGCCTGGGAAATCAGTATTAAGAAAGCGCTTGGAAAGCTCGATTCACCGGACGATCTCGCCAGCACTCTTGAACTCAATAATTTTCATCCTCTGGAAATCACCGTTGCCCACGCCATGACAGCGGGAGCCCTGCCGCGTCACCATGATGACCCTTTCGACAGAATGCTAATTGCCCAGGCTCAAGCTGGCCAGCTCACTTTGGTCACGCATGATGGATGGTTTCGTGCTTACGAAGTTGCGGTAATCTGGACCTAA